The following proteins come from a genomic window of Pseudomonadota bacterium:
- a CDS encoding DUF1365 domain-containing protein, whose amino-acid sequence MASGVMSRVVSGRVMHHRHHPVQNRFVYPVFFLLLKLDELERLDSWLFGVNRWRPLAFLQSDHGDGGDPRLWVGAQLAQAGVEDCNGPIWVQTFPRVFGCLFNPVSFWYCQRDDDSVGAILAEVNNTFGERHCYLLRPDRESGRFEGVYAEKVLYVSPFYPVAGGYDFRINTDFETPRVAIDYFNEGKLQLNTAIWGKSRPLTSRSLLSALLRQPLLTLGVIFRIHWQAFRLWRAGLSLCERRATSAKEISR is encoded by the coding sequence ATGGCCAGTGGTGTTATGAGCCGTGTCGTCAGTGGCAGGGTAATGCACCATCGCCACCATCCGGTGCAGAACCGCTTCGTCTATCCGGTCTTCTTCCTGCTGCTGAAGCTGGACGAGCTCGAGCGGCTCGATTCCTGGCTGTTCGGTGTCAACCGTTGGCGACCTCTGGCCTTTCTCCAGTCCGATCACGGCGATGGCGGGGATCCTCGGCTCTGGGTCGGGGCGCAGCTGGCGCAGGCAGGCGTAGAAGACTGCAACGGACCGATCTGGGTGCAGACCTTTCCCCGGGTCTTCGGCTGTCTCTTCAACCCGGTCAGCTTCTGGTACTGCCAGCGGGACGACGACAGCGTCGGCGCAATCCTCGCCGAGGTCAACAACACCTTTGGCGAGAGACACTGCTACCTGTTGCGTCCTGACCGGGAGAGCGGCCGTTTCGAAGGAGTTTATGCGGAAAAAGTGCTGTATGTCTCCCCCTTCTATCCGGTCGCGGGCGGTTATGACTTCAGGATCAACACCGACTTCGAGACGCCACGGGTGGCCATTGATTACTTCAACGAAGGAAAACTGCAGCTCAATACCGCCATCTGGGGGAAGTCCAGGCCGCTCACCAGCCGCAGCCTGTTGTCCGCCCTGCTGCGCCAACCCTTGCTCACACTCGGGGTGATTTTCCGCATCCATTGGCAGGCATTCAGGCTCTGGCGCGCCGGTCTGTCTCTATGCGAACGCCGCGCAACATCCGCCAAGGAGATTTCCAGATGA
- a CDS encoding FAD-dependent oxidoreductase — protein sequence MRIAVIGGGIAGLSAAWLLQQRHQIVLYEAAGYLGGHTNTVDVQLDGASHPVDTGFLVHNDLTYPNLIRLFEHLGVETYESDMSFSVRLPDQDIEWAGSNIATVFGQKRNLLRLHFWRMLQEIIRFNSRAPQMLQWSEQRRATLGQLLDVRGYSEFFRNSYLLPMAAAIWSASPWEILRFPAATFLRFCLNHRLLQIEGRPQWRSIVGGGRSYVEKMASGLDVRLHQPVREVVRDKGVVQVRCRDGTAEYDAVIFATHAPDTLRILKQPDARESEILGAVRYQPNLAILHTDRRFLPRRESLWSAWNYLSQGDASRSVCVTYLLNRLQRLPFKTPLMVTLNPAPDQMPRQELRRFHYDHPVFDQQAIDAQARLDGIQGNNRSWFCGAWCGYGFHEDGLKSALRIAGDFGVEAPWPVVL from the coding sequence CTCTACGAGGCCGCCGGGTATCTGGGAGGTCACACCAACACGGTGGATGTGCAACTGGACGGTGCGAGTCACCCGGTGGATACCGGGTTTCTGGTTCACAACGACCTCACCTATCCCAATCTCATCCGCCTGTTCGAGCACCTCGGGGTCGAGACTTACGAGAGCGACATGTCCTTCAGCGTCAGACTGCCGGACCAGGATATCGAATGGGCCGGCTCGAATATCGCCACGGTCTTCGGTCAGAAGCGCAATCTGCTGCGCCTGCATTTCTGGCGCATGCTGCAGGAGATAATCAGATTCAACAGCAGGGCCCCGCAGATGCTGCAGTGGTCCGAGCAACGCCGCGCGACCCTGGGCCAACTGCTCGATGTGCGCGGTTACTCCGAGTTCTTCCGCAACTCGTATCTGTTGCCTATGGCTGCCGCCATATGGTCAGCCTCGCCGTGGGAGATCCTGCGCTTCCCCGCCGCCACCTTTTTACGCTTCTGTCTGAATCACCGGCTGTTGCAGATCGAAGGCAGGCCGCAGTGGCGCAGCATCGTAGGCGGCGGCCGCAGCTATGTGGAGAAGATGGCGTCCGGGCTGGATGTTCGGCTCCATCAGCCGGTGCGGGAGGTGGTGCGCGACAAGGGCGTGGTGCAGGTACGCTGCAGGGATGGCACCGCGGAATACGATGCGGTGATATTCGCGACCCATGCGCCGGATACGCTGCGAATCCTGAAGCAGCCGGACGCCCGGGAGAGCGAGATCCTTGGTGCCGTGCGCTATCAGCCCAATCTGGCGATCCTGCACACGGACCGGCGCTTCCTGCCGCGGCGTGAATCCCTCTGGTCGGCCTGGAACTATCTCTCCCAGGGGGATGCGTCACGGTCGGTCTGTGTGACCTACCTTCTCAACCGGTTGCAGCGGCTGCCCTTCAAGACGCCGCTGATGGTGACGCTGAATCCAGCGCCCGATCAAATGCCGCGCCAGGAGCTTCGCCGCTTTCACTACGACCATCCGGTTTTTGATCAGCAGGCCATCGATGCCCAGGCCCGCCTCGACGGGATCCAGGGTAACAACAGGAGCTGGTTCTGCGGGGCCTGGTGCGGTTACGGGTTTCATGAGGATGGTCTGAAATCGGCCCTGCGTATCGCCGGTGATTTCGGCGTGGAGGCACCATGGCCAGTGGTGTTATGA